The nucleotide window CCGCCCACAGCATCGATGCGCAGACGATCGCGGAGATCACCACTGCGGTGCGGGCCGACCATCCCGAGGCCCGGTTCGCCTACGAGACCCTCAACGGCGGTTTCATCGACAGGGAGTTCGTCACCGGCCGGCCTCGTGAGGCGCGGATGATCGACGATGTCTCCGAGCTTGCCGGCGAGGACGTCGTCAAGGTGCTCGTGCGACTGGATACGAGCGATTCGCAGGCGATGCACGACCTCATCGACCCGCTCGTCGAGGGCACCTGCCATGCGTCGTTCTCCGAACCGGACAACGGGCTCGTCGAGCTCGCGCCGGCAGGGATCACGAAGGCGAAGACGCTGTCGGATCTGTGCGACCACTTCGGTGTGGCGCAGTCGCAGGTGATGGCGTTCGGGGACATGCCCAATGACATCGAGATGCTCTCGTGGGCCGGACACGGCGTGGCCATGGGCAACGCACTGGGTTCGGTCAAGGCGATCGCAGCGGCCGTCACCGAGGCCGTCGATGACGACGGAGTCGCCCGCTACCTCGACGCAGTCTTGGACGCCCGCCGACTCTGAGACCCCATTTGCTACCTGACGGCGCCCCAGCACCCTGGCGCCACGTTGCTGGGGCGCCGTCAGGTAGCAGTTAGGGGCGGGTGTTGGTGGTGCCGGTGGCTTCCAGCAGAGACTCGTCGAGGTCGAAGTAGTCGATGAGCGCCACGGCCAGGCCGTCATCGTCGACCGGATCGGTGACGACGGTGGCGAGCACCTTGAGCTCGTCCTTCGCCTGACCCATGACGATCGCGTGCTCGGCCCACTCGATCATCTCGATGTCGTTGAGCCCGTCTCCGGCGCCCACGGTGTGCACATGCTCGACGCCCAGCTCACTGGCCACGAGCGCCAGGCCGCTGGCCTTCGACACTCCGTCGGGAGCGATGTCGAGCCAGTTGCTCCAGCCCACCGAGTAGCTGACCTCGTGCAGTCCGAGCGAATCCACAGCGGCCGCGAACTCTTCGGCGGTGCCGTTGACCTCGCGCATGACGATGCGGGTGGCCCGCTTGGTCAGCAGCTCGTCGAAGTCGACGATGTCGAGAGTGTCCGACTCGGCGAGCTCCCCTACCGGGAACGCCCCTGACGCCCACCGGTGCAGGTCCGGATCTTCGACGAGGAACAGTGCCGTCGGCAGCGCCTTGTGCATCTTCTCCAGCGCATCCTTCGGGTCGAACGACACCACATGGTGCATCTCCCACCCCAAGGGCAGCTCCGGGTCGAGGCGGACGACGACGGATCCGTTCGAGCACACGACGAATCCGTGCTTGAGATCGAGCGCGTGGACGACTTCGAGCGCGCCGGGCAGGGCACGGCCGGTCGAGATCACGAGGTGGTGGCCGTCCTCGACGAGCCGGTCGAGCACCTGCCTCACCGACTCCGACAGGGATCCGTCGTAGTCGACGATCGTGCCGTCGACATCGAGTGCGATGAGGTGCGGGGTCAATGTGTCTCCCAACGTATGCGTAAGTTATCTTGTGGTCGTTCTCGCCGGCGCCGAGGCGGTCGAACCGAGCTCGGGTTCCGCCGTCCGGTCACGCCCCGCGACCGAGCGCAGGCTCAGTAGCGCGGTCCCTCCGGTCCCTGGGCGGTCATCCCGCCGAGGTAGGGCCGCAGTGCCGCGGGCACCGTGACCGAGCCGTCCGCCTGCTGATGGTTCTCGAGGATCGGCACCAACCAGCGTGTGTTGGCCATGGTCCCGTTGAGGGTGGCGACCGGACGGGTCGCCCCGTCGTGGCGTTCGCGGATCTGGAGGCGGCGGGCCTGGAACGTCGTGCAGTTCGACGTCGACGTCAGTTCCCGGTAGGTGCCCTGCGTCGGCACCCAGGCTTCGCAGTCGAACTTGCGGGCGGCCGAATCGCCGAGGTCGCCGGCGGCGGTGTCGATGACGCGGTAGGGCAGTTCGCACAGGCCGAGCATCTTCTCCTGCAGGGACAGCATCCGCTCGTGTTCGGCTTCGGCGTCCTCGACGGGGACGTAGGCGAACATCTCGACCTTCTGGAACTGGTGGACGCGGATGATGCCGCGGGTGTCCTTGCCGTAGGAGCCGGCTTCGCGGCGGTAGCAGGACGAGATTCCGGCATAGCGCAGCGGACCGTCGGACAGGTCGATGATCTCGTCCATGTGGAACCCGGCCAGCGGGACTTCGGAGGTGCCGACGAGGAAGAGGTCGTCGGCTTCGAGTCGGTAGACCTCATCGGCGTGCTCGCCGAGGAACCCGGTGCCGCGCATGACCTCGGGGCGCACCAGCGTCGGGGTGATGGTCGGGTTGAATCCGGCCTCCTCGGCGACGTCGCGGGCGAGGTTGAGCAGCGCCATCTCGAGCTTCGCGCCGAATCCGGTGAGGTAGTGGAACCGCGACCCGGAGACCTTCGTTCCGCGGGTGGTGTCGATGGCCTTGAGCTTCTCACCGATCTCGAGGTGGTCGAGCGGTTCGAAGCCGTCGGGGCCGAAGTCGCGGGGAGTGCCGACGGTCTTCAGCGTCACGAAGTTCTCTTCGCCACCGGCGGGGATGCCGTCGATGATGAGGTTCGGGACCTTGGACACGAGCTGGTCGAAGGCGAAGCTCGCCTCGTCGGACTCGGCCGACAGCGACTTCACGGCCTCGGACTTCGCCTTGCCCTCGGCGATGAGCGCAGGCTTGTCCTCTTTCGGCGCCTTGGCGATCTGGGAGGAGAAGGACTTCTGATCGGCACGAGCGTCTTCGAAGGCCGTGATGGCCGCGCGGCGTGCGGAATCGGCGGCGAGGACCTCGTCGATGAGCTCGACGGATTCCCCGCGGGCCTCCTGTGATGCCTTGAACAGGGCCGGGTTTTCTCTGAGAAGCGCTAGATCGATCACCCTCTCAGCTTAACGGCCCGGGCCTGTTTTCGACATTCGGTGCTCAGCTTGCACACGAGTTCGGCACTGTAGATTTGAGACATGATCATCGAGTTCGATCCCCTGATGACCTGGCTCATCGTCCTCGGCGCACTCGTCGTGCTCGTGGCGGTGTTCTTCCTGGGTCGCCGGACCGGGGCACAGCGCGCCCTGTCGCGGGTGCGGCAGTACGCCCATCCGGCGAACCTCTCGGACGGCGAGGTCGACGATTCCGCCAGATATCGTGCCGCCCTCATCGTCAATCCGACGAAGACCGACGTGCGCCGCCTGGCTTCGACCGCCGAGGCGATCTGTCGTTTCGAGGGATGGAATCCTCCCCTCGTCATCGAGACCACGGTCGACGACTCCGGCGAAGGAGCGACGGTCCGGGCCCTCGACGAGGGGGTCGACGTCGTCATCGCCGCCGGCGGGGACGGGACCATCCGCGCTGTCGCCTCGGCGCTGGCCGGCACGTCGACCCCGATGGGGATAGTGCCGCTGGGCACGGGGAACCTGCTCGCCCGCAACATCGATCTCGTCCTCGACAAGACCGAATGGGCCCTGCGGATCGCGCTGTGGGGACGCAACCGGGAGATCGACGTGGGCACAGCGAAGATCGCCGAGGATGGCGACACCCACATCTTCACGGTGATGACCGGACTCGGCTTCGATGCCGCGGTCATGGCCGATACCAGCGATGAGCTGAAGAGCCGCCTCGGCTGGCTGGCGTATGTCGAGGCCGGGTCGCGGAAGCTTGCGGGCAAACCGAGTCAGGTCAAGGTCACTTTCGACGATGACTATCGGATTTCGGCGCGGGTGCGGTCGGTGCTCGGCGGCAACTGCGGACGGCTGCAGGGCGGCATCCAGCTGCTGCCGCAGGCGGTCATCGACGACGGCATGCTCGATGTGCTCATCGTCAGCCCGAAGAACCTCGGCCAGTGGCTCGGCGTCCTCGCGTCGATCGCGGGTCGGAGAGTCTCGCGCGGACTGCATACGAATACGCGCAAGTGCCAGAAGGTCGTCATCGAGGCGGGCGAGGAGCTCGACGTTCAGCTCGATGGGGATCCGCTCGGGCAGTCGTCGTATCTCGCGATGGAGGTCATGCCTTCGGCTCTGACCGTCCGCGTTCCCACGGTGGAGCAGCGCAAGCAGATCCGGGCCGAAGCCTGGCCGGTCTGAGGTTCTGCCGCCGCTTTCCGTGACCATAATTCAATTACCAATTGGTAGGTCACAGCGCGATTACGGAAATTCACCGAAGCGTTACAGCAATTACACCTGAACAAAACGTACAGAAATAGTTTAGAGAATCCTCAGAACCTAGGATGAGTGCCGTATCACACCCCTCGTCACAGAGATTGAAGGCACTCCAATGAAGAAGATCATCCTCGCGCCGGCAGTCGCCCTCGCATTCACTGGCCTCATCGCCAGCCCGGTCGCCGCCGCGGAATCCCCCGCCCCGCAGTCGGCCGCCTCGAAGTCTGCCGAGCAGAAGCAGGCAGAGGCCGAGAAGGCCAAGAAGGAAGAGGCCAAGAAGAAGGCTGAGAAGGAAGCGGCTGCGAAGAAGGCCGAAGCCGAGAAGAAGGCCGAGGAAAAGGCTGCGGCGGAGAAGAAGGCTGCCGCTGACAAGAAGGCCAAGGACGCCAAGGCCGCCGCAAAGAAGAAGGCGGATGAGAAGAAGGCCGCCGAAGACAAGGCGGACAAGAAGGGCGACGCCAAGCCGCCGAAGAAGGTCGATCCGAAGCCCGCTCCTGCCCCCAAGGACGAGGACAAGGACGCGAAGGACGACGACAAGTCCGAGGACAAGGTCAATCCGATCAATGCTTCGGTGCAGGTCGTCTCAGGTGATGTCACCGCCGAGGAGCTCCACGAAGATGGCGTGACCGTCAAGGTCACCGGCCTGGAGAAGGGCGACAAAGTCTCGGCGAAGTCCGGACTGACCGGCCCGTCGGCAACTGCCCAGGGTTCGACCGCCACTCTGAAGCTGCGCTCCGCGAAGGAACTCAGCCAGGACTCTGTGTCGTTCGCCGTCCAGGTGCAGCGTGCAGACACACAGTCGGTCACCAAGACAAGCTCGATCAACGTCCTCGCCGACGACGCCGTTGATCCGATCGACGCATCCCTCAAGGTCGATCCCAAGGAGATCACCGCTGAGGACCTCGCCAACAAGGACAAGGGCGTCGACGTCACTGTCACCGGCATTGAAGAAGGCGACGAGATCAAGGACTCCCTCACCGGGAAGACCGAGACCGCAGAAGCCGACGGCAGCCACAAACTCCACCTCTGGTACGAGGGCAACCCCGACAGCCTCGAAGAAGGCAAGGTTCCGTTCACGGTCACCATCGACCGCGAAGGAGAGTCGGAGACCCTCAACGGCAACATCAACGTCGTCGACGAGGTCACCGAGGCCGATCCGAAGGTCTCGCTCAACACCGACAAGATCTCGCAGAGCGACTTCAACAAGAACGGCATCAAGGTCACCGGCGAAGGCTTCACCCCCGGCGGCAAGGTCACCGTCGTCGGCGGAGGCGCCCAGTCAGCCTTCGCCACCGAAGAAGTCACCGCCGACGACGAAGGAAAGGTCTCCGCAACCCTGAAGTTCGAGGGCGAAGGCGACCTTCCGGCCGGCGACTACTCCGTCTGGGGCGTCGACCAGGAGTCCGACACCAACTCCGATCCTCAGACCTTCACCCTCACCGAGGATGACGCCGTCGATCCGATCGACGCATCCCTCAAGGTCGATCCCAAGGAGATCACCGCCGAGGATCTCGCCAACAAGGACAAAGGCGTGACCGTCACCGTCACGGGCGTGAAGAAGGGCGACAAGATCAAGGACTCCCTCACCGGGAAGACCGAAACCGCTGACGCCGACGGAGACTACAAGCTCCACCTCTGGTACGAAGGCAACCCCGACAGCCTCGAAGAAGGCAAGGTTCCGTTCACGGTCACCATCGACCGCGAAGGAACCGAGTCCGAGACTCTCAACGGCAACATCAACATCGTCGCCGAGGACGGCGACGACGGCGACGGGGACAACCCGGAGGCGCCCGCCGAGGCGACCCTCAAGGTATCGCCGAAGAAGATCGAAGCCGCAGACTTCGCCAACGAGAAGAAGGGCGTCACCCTCGCCGTCGAGAACTGCGAACCCGGTCAGGACGTCCACTTCGAGGTCAACCCGAAGGGCATCAACGTCACGGCCTACGAGAACACCGTCAAGGCCGATGACGAAGGCCGCGCTTCGGTCAACGTCTTCGGCACCTCCTCGGACGCCTCGGCCTACGTCGGTGCCTACACCGCGACAGCCACCTGCGGCGACGACACCATGAAGGACTCCTTCACGGTCACCGAAGGTGCCAACGGCGGCGGCTCTGACGGCGGCGACAACGGCAACGCCGGAAACGGAAGCGGCGACGACGGCAGCCAGCTGCCTCGCACCGGTGCCGATCTCGGCGGGCTGACAACAGGAGCGATGCTCCTCCTCGTCGGTGGAGCAGCTATCGCTCTGACCGGCCGCAAGAACAAGTTCGGCCAGACTCCGACGAGCTTCTGATCGAGACAGGGCGATAGCCTAGGTCGGCAAGGGAAGGGCGGCTCAGCAGACGCTGAGCCGCCCTTCCTTCTGTCCTGATGTTCGCGTCGAAAGAATCGTTCACGGTGAATGGCGAATGAACTCTGACGGCTCGCCGACTTCAGTAGTGAACAAAATGACCACAACTATGTGTGTGGTGAATGTTGCATTACCGTTACATTCGTAATACTTCACACCCAGCTGTAATTTTCGAAGGAAATACATGAAGAAGCTCGCCCTCGCACCCGCGGTGGCCATCGCCATCACCGGCCTGGCCGCATCCCCAGTTATCGCTGCCCCCGAGGCCCCCGCCTCGGTCAGCTACGCGCACTCTGTCGTCAAGAACTCCGGCGACTCCCAGGAGAGCACCTCGACGGAATCACCTGAGACCGAGGCGCAGGCCATCGAAGCGAAGGTGACGACCTCTCCCAAGGAGATCACCGCCGGGGACCTCGCCAATAAGGAAAAGGGAGTCGTAGTCACGGTCACCGGCCTTGAAGCCGGAGACAAGATTTCGGATTCGCTCACCGGCGAAGCCGGAGTTGCTGAGGGCGATACCTTCGAATACAACATCTACTCCACTCAGCCGGCCGAAGACATCCAGAACGGTAAGGTCGACTTCTCCGTCACGATCACTCGCGATGGCGAAGAGGAAACTTACGACGGACTGAGCTTCACCGTCGTCGACGACACCGACGAGCCCTCGACCCCTGCCGTCGATCCGAAGGTCTCGCTCAACACCGACAAGATCTCGCAGAGCGACTTCAACAAGAACGGCATCGAGGTCACCGGCGAAGGCTTCACCCCCGGCGGCAAGGTCACCGTCGTCGGCGGAGGCGCCCAGTCAGCCTTCGCCACCGAAGAAGTCACCGCCGACGACGAAGGAAAGGTCTCCGCAACCCTGAAGTTCGAGGGCGAAGGCGACCTGCCGGCCGGCGAATACTCCGTCTGGGGCGTCGACCAGGAGTCCGACACCAACTCCGAGCCTCAGACCTTCACCCTCACCGAGGAAGAAGAGACCGAGGACCCCACCACTCCTGCGGCCGAAGCCAAGCTGAGCGTCTCCCCCGAGACCATCACACCGGCCGACTTCGTCAAGGAAGACAAGGGCGTCACTCTCGCCGTCGAAAACTGCGAGCCGGGCGAGGACGTCCGCTTCCTCGTCAACCCCAAGGGCGAGTCGAACGTCACCGCCTTCGACAAGACTGTCAAGGCTGACGACGAGGGCAAGGCCAACGTCAACGTCTACGGCACCAGCGCCTCCAACGCCTCGGCCTACATCGGCGACTACGATGTCACCGTCACCTGCGGAGATGACGAGCTGACCGGCGAGTTCGCGGTTGAGAAGGACCCGAACGCCGGTGGCGGCGACGGTGACGAGGACGGAAACGACGACGGCAACGGCGGAAACGACGATGGCGACAACGGCAACGGCGGCGGCGACCTGCCCCGCACCGGTACCGAGCTGACCGGCCTCGTCGGCGGCGCCGGGCTCCTGCTCATCGGCGGAGTCGCAGTCGCAATGACGATGCGTCGCAAGAAGGTCGCCCAGGATCCCGCAGAGATCTGAGAGCGATCCTCTGGGCTCTGCTGAGCTCGGCGCGAACTGAGAAGAGCGCGGACCCGATCGGGTCCGCGCTCTTCTCGTCTCCACCGGTATGCCGTGATCGCCCCGCCGTGCGCCTATTGTCGGCCCATCCGGGCCGTGCGCCCCCCGATCGCCGAGTAACCCGAATCAGTCCATTCTGTCGTAGCGGGAACGCAGTGCGAGGAAGATCCCGTAGAGCACGAGGCCGATGCCCACAGCCAGGAGCAGATACGGTCCGAACGGCTGATCGCGCATCCCCTTCAGGGCCCCATCGATGCCGGTGAATTCCTCAGGGTCCCCGGTAGCCGCCGAGACCACGACGAGGATGCCTACCGCCAGCAGGGTCACTCCCTTGCCCAGGTATCCCACGACCCCGGTGAATCCGACGAGGAAGCGGGTGAGAGCACCTCGCGGCCGACGCAGCTCATCTTTCCACTTCCGGCGCAGACCGTTGACACAGAATGCGATGCCGATGATCGCAATCACAGCACCGACGGCCATGAGAATGAACAGCCCGCCAGGCGCCTTCGCCACAGTCGTTGATGCCTGGGCACTCGACTTGCCCGAGTCCGCTCCCCCACCGAAGACGAATTGGGAGAAGGTCGCCGCAACCACCACGTAGGCGATGGCTGAACCGACCATTTTGAAGAAATCGATCCACTGCCTCCGCCCCTGCTTATGCTGCGGGTCCCGAGTCCCTGCACCACGCAGCGACGCCGAGCCGAAGAAGGCGTTGACCAGGCACCACAGGGCCATCAGCGCACAGCCGAGGGAGCAGATGATGATGAGCACCATGCCGAACGGCT belongs to Brevibacterium spongiae and includes:
- a CDS encoding diacylglycerol/lipid kinase family protein gives rise to the protein MIIEFDPLMTWLIVLGALVVLVAVFFLGRRTGAQRALSRVRQYAHPANLSDGEVDDSARYRAALIVNPTKTDVRRLASTAEAICRFEGWNPPLVIETTVDDSGEGATVRALDEGVDVVIAAGGDGTIRAVASALAGTSTPMGIVPLGTGNLLARNIDLVLDKTEWALRIALWGRNREIDVGTAKIAEDGDTHIFTVMTGLGFDAAVMADTSDELKSRLGWLAYVEAGSRKLAGKPSQVKVTFDDDYRISARVRSVLGGNCGRLQGGIQLLPQAVIDDGMLDVLIVSPKNLGQWLGVLASIAGRRVSRGLHTNTRKCQKVVIEAGEELDVQLDGDPLGQSSYLAMEVMPSALTVRVPTVEQRKQIRAEAWPV
- the serS gene encoding serine--tRNA ligase — protein: MIDLALLRENPALFKASQEARGESVELIDEVLAADSARRAAITAFEDARADQKSFSSQIAKAPKEDKPALIAEGKAKSEAVKSLSAESDEASFAFDQLVSKVPNLIIDGIPAGGEENFVTLKTVGTPRDFGPDGFEPLDHLEIGEKLKAIDTTRGTKVSGSRFHYLTGFGAKLEMALLNLARDVAEEAGFNPTITPTLVRPEVMRGTGFLGEHADEVYRLEADDLFLVGTSEVPLAGFHMDEIIDLSDGPLRYAGISSCYRREAGSYGKDTRGIIRVHQFQKVEMFAYVPVEDAEAEHERMLSLQEKMLGLCELPYRVIDTAAGDLGDSAARKFDCEAWVPTQGTYRELTSTSNCTTFQARRLQIRERHDGATRPVATLNGTMANTRWLVPILENHQQADGSVTVPAALRPYLGGMTAQGPEGPRY
- a CDS encoding LPXTG cell wall anchor domain-containing protein gives rise to the protein MKKLALAPAVAIAITGLAASPVIAAPEAPASVSYAHSVVKNSGDSQESTSTESPETEAQAIEAKVTTSPKEITAGDLANKEKGVVVTVTGLEAGDKISDSLTGEAGVAEGDTFEYNIYSTQPAEDIQNGKVDFSVTITRDGEEETYDGLSFTVVDDTDEPSTPAVDPKVSLNTDKISQSDFNKNGIEVTGEGFTPGGKVTVVGGGAQSAFATEEVTADDEGKVSATLKFEGEGDLPAGEYSVWGVDQESDTNSEPQTFTLTEEEETEDPTTPAAEAKLSVSPETITPADFVKEDKGVTLAVENCEPGEDVRFLVNPKGESNVTAFDKTVKADDEGKANVNVYGTSASNASAYIGDYDVTVTCGDDELTGEFAVEKDPNAGGGDGDEDGNDDGNGGNDDGDNGNGGGDLPRTGTELTGLVGGAGLLLIGGVAVAMTMRRKKVAQDPAEI
- a CDS encoding HAD family hydrolase; translation: MIPPLSPDRLPPADFELGLVASDIDGTLLLNWKPISTATIDAIHRCQDAGIPFVLVTGRPIRWLAPIAEQIPDLGRVVCLNGAVVYDIASQSVVSAHSIDAQTIAEITTAVRADHPEARFAYETLNGGFIDREFVTGRPREARMIDDVSELAGEDVVKVLVRLDTSDSQAMHDLIDPLVEGTCHASFSEPDNGLVELAPAGITKAKTLSDLCDHFGVAQSQVMAFGDMPNDIEMLSWAGHGVAMGNALGSVKAIAAAVTEAVDDDGVARYLDAVLDARRL
- a CDS encoding DUF1206 domain-containing protein, which codes for MNENEKVRQVADSADAAAQEAADSRWFERVARAGFIANGLVHSILGATAVAIGLGQGGGEADQAGAIGQIAAQPFGMVLIIICSLGCALMALWCLVNAFFGSASLRGAGTRDPQHKQGRRQWIDFFKMVGSAIAYVVVAATFSQFVFGGGADSGKSSAQASTTVAKAPGGLFILMAVGAVIAIIGIAFCVNGLRRKWKDELRRPRGALTRFLVGFTGVVGYLGKGVTLLAVGILVVVSAATGDPEEFTGIDGALKGMRDQPFGPYLLLAVGIGLVLYGIFLALRSRYDRMD
- a CDS encoding HAD family hydrolase → MTPHLIALDVDGTIVDYDGSLSESVRQVLDRLVEDGHHLVISTGRALPGALEVVHALDLKHGFVVCSNGSVVVRLDPELPLGWEMHHVVSFDPKDALEKMHKALPTALFLVEDPDLHRWASGAFPVGELAESDTLDIVDFDELLTKRATRIVMREVNGTAEEFAAAVDSLGLHEVSYSVGWSNWLDIAPDGVSKASGLALVASELGVEHVHTVGAGDGLNDIEMIEWAEHAIVMGQAKDELKVLATVVTDPVDDDGLAVALIDYFDLDESLLEATGTTNTRP